In the Vicinamibacterales bacterium genome, GCCGGCCGGATCACGCAGTTCGTTTCGACCGGACGCGACATCACCGAACGCAAGCGGACCGACGCCGCGCTCCGCCGGCTGAACAACAGTCTCGAGCACGAAGCCAGCCGAATAGCGGGCGCCCTGCACGACGAGGCCGGCCAGTTCCTGACCGTTGCGCACATCACGCTGGCGGACGTGGCCCGGACGCTGCCCCCGGCCGCCCGCGAACGGCTCCAGGAGGTGCGTCAGAATCTCGAGCAGATCGAAGACCAGCTCCGTCGGCTCTCACACGAGTTGCGGCCTCGGATATTGGACGACCTCGGCCTCGTCGAAGCGCTGAGATTCCTCGCCGAGGGCGTGAGCGGACGAACGGGCATCCCGATCACCGTGGAGGCCTCCGTCAACGGCCCGTGTCCTTCGCCAGTCGCCACCGCAATCTACAGGATGGTGCAGGAGGCGCTGAACAACATCACCAGGCACGCACGGGCGACGAGGGGATCGGTCGTGCTGAAGCAGGAGGGAGAGAAGATCGCCTGTTCGGTCGATGACGACGGCGTGGGCTTCGACGCCGTGGGCCACGGCTCGAACGGTCACCCGGGCCTGGGACTGCTCGGCATTCAGGGCCGTCTCGAGGCGCTTGGCGCGCAGTTGACGATCCGTTCCGCTCCCGGGGCCGGGACCGAGTTGCTCACGACGATTCAACTGGAGAGATCCGATGCCGCTCCGAATTCTCCTGGCGGATGATCACCGAATCGTTCGCCAGGGCCTGAGAGCCTTGCTGGAGCGGGAAGGGTTCGCTGTGGTCGGGGAGGCAGCGGACGGGCAGGAGGCGGTGCGTCTCGCAGACGCGCTCGACCCCGACGTCTCGGTGCTCGATCTGGTGATGCCCCTGCTCAACGGCCTCGATGCGAGCCGCGAGGTCGTGAGGAACCGCGCAGAATCGCGCATCATCCTGCTCACGATGCACGCCGAAGAGCATCAGGTCGTGGCCGCGCTCCGCGCCGGGGTTCGGGGCTACGTGCTGAAGTCGCAGGCGGCGGAAGACCTGGTTCAGGCGATCAAGGAAGTGGCCCTGGGCGAGATCTACCTGAGCCCGAAGGTCTCACGTGTCTTCATCGAAGGGTACCTGGCCCGTTCCGAAGAGCCGCCGGAGCCGCTGGCGCCACGCGAACGTCAGGTGCTGCAGCTCATCGCCGAGGGCAACACGTCGAAAGAGGTCGCGGGCCTGCTTGGCGTGAGCGTCAAGACCGCGGAGTCCTACCGCACGCGGATCATGGAGAAGCTCGACATCCACGAGACGGCCGGGCTGGTCCGATACGCAATCCGTCGCGGCCTCATTCAGCCGTAGCAGGCCGGCATTCCCGCCGGTCCTGTTGGTCCTCCCCCTCCGGGAAACCCCTCCCGCTCTCCCCGGTGTTCACCGACTTGGCGCTGGCTTCCCCGCAGCCTATTCTCGACCGACGCGCACAAGGAGCACGACATGCCGCTCAGGATTCTCCTGGCTGCCGAGTTCGGACCGGTGCGGCGGAGCCTGGAGACACTCCTCGAGCAGAACGAGGTCGATGTCGTGGGCCAGGCGGCGGACGGTCCGGGCATCGTCGCATTGGCCCGGGTGCTTCGACCCGACGTCGCCATCCTGGACCTCTGCCTCAGCAGGGAAGAGACGCTCACGCTGGCGGACGACATCCGCGGAACGTCCGGGGCCACGCGGGTGATCCTCGTGCAGGGCGATCCGTTCGATGGCGACGTCCATGCCGTCTTCGGTGCCGGCATTTCAGGGGTCGTACTCAGAGCCAAGGTCGCCGACGACCTGGTGCGGGCGATCCGCGACGTCGGACGCGGAGAGTACTTCCTCAGCCCGTGCGCATCTCGCGCCCTCGTGCAGGCCCATCTGAAGCCGAGGCTGGCCGCCGCGCCACCCTGCGGACGCGGGTCGCGGCCCCATGGGATTACGAACTGACGATCGAAGCTCATCGAACAGCGTCGGGAGGCGCCGGCGTCATGGCCCACGGTGGTTCAATCCTGGTTGTCGACGACGAAGAGCCGATGGTACGCATGCTGGGTCTCGCACTGCGCGAGGAAGGGCACGACGTGGTCGAGACCACGAGCCCGCGACACGCGAAACGGCTGCTGCTCGAGCGCCAGTTCGACGTTTTCGTCGTGGACAACATCATGCCCGAGTTCACAGGCCTCGACCTGATCAAGGACCTGGTCCAATCGGTGCCGGACGCGGAGCGCCCGCAGATTCTCCTGATGACCGGCCAGCCGACCATCGAAGGCGCGATCGACGCCGTGAAATCAGGGGTGCTCGACTACCTGCAGAAGCCGTTCGACATCGAACACCTGCTCGCGATGGCCGCGCACGCGCTGGAGGTTCGGGAGATGCGCGCGCAGAATCGCCTGCTGCTGGCCGAGCGCGACGAGGAGTTCGACAACTACGGGATGGTCGGCCGGAGCCGCGCGATTCGGGAGGTGCTGGCCTGCGTGCGGATGGTGGCGGCCTCGAAGAGCACGGTCCTCATCACCGGCGAGACCGGCACCGGCAAGGAGTGCGTGGCACGCGCCATCCACGCGCAGAGCCTGCAGCGAGTCCGCCCGCTCATCAAGGTGAACTGTGCGGCCATCCCCGACAACCTGCTCGAGTCGGAGCTGTTCGGCTACGTGCGCGGTGCATTCACCGGGGCGATGACGAGCAAGCGGGGCAAATTCGCGCTCGCCGACCGCAGCTCGATCTTCCTCGACGAGATCGGGACGATGAGTCCGCTCCTCCAGCCGAAGATCCTGCGCGTCCTGCAGGAACGCGAGTTCGAGCCTCTCGGGTCGGAGCGAAGCGAGCAGGTGGATGTCCGCCTGATTGCCGCGACCAATCGTGACCTCACCCGCATGGTGGCCGAAGGCCAGTTTCTCGAGGACCTCTACTACCGGCTGAACGTGATTCCGCTGCACATCCCGCCGCTGCGCGAGCGCCCGGAGGACATCCCGATTCTGGTGGAGCACTTCCTTCGGAAACATGCCACGCACGTCGGCAGGCCGATCGAACGGGTGGAGGACCGGGCGCTGGAGCTGCTCTGCAGGCACAAGTGGCCGGGCAACGTGCGGGAGCTCGAGAACATGGTCGAACGCGCACTCGTGCTCTCGACGGGCCCGGTTCTGCTCGCCAGCGGCCTCTCGAGCCTTGGCGTCGCGGCGCCGGCACAGGCCCCATCGCTGCCTTCCGCGAGGCTCACGGACAACGTCGCCTGGGCGGAACGCGAGACGATTCGGCAGGCGCTCATCGCCACGCACGGGATGAAGAAGCACGCCGCCGACATGGTCGGCATCAGTCCGCGCGCCCTCACCTACTACCTCGGAAAGCACAAGCTGCTGGACGCCTGAGCCCCGGGCGCGTGCCGCGCAGGTTCGGGCGGCCTCCTGGCGATCTGGCGGGAGATCGGGCGCGTGGGCGATAATCGGCGCATGGCAGATCTCAGTCGTATCGGTGTGGCCATCGATTCGGAGTTGCTCGCCGACTTCGATACGCTGATTACCAAGCGCGGCTACGGCAGCCGGTCCGAAGCGTTCCGCGACCTCATTCGCGACGCGCTCATCAACCAGGCCGCAGGCGCCGACGACGCGCCCGTTGTCGGAACGATTACGCTCGTCTACGATCATCGCCAGCGCATGTTGAGCGATCGGCTCAACGCGGCGCAGCACGAGTTCCACCACGAGATGCTCTCCACGCTGCACGTGCACCTCGATCACGAGCATTGCCTCGAGGTCGTGGTCGTGCGCGGCCGGGCCGGACAGGTCCGTCGTGTCGCGGACACGCTCATCAGCATGAAGGGTGTGACGCACGGCCGGCTGACGCTGACCAGTCCGACCCAGAACCTGCCGGGCTGATAGAATCCTTGCAGATGCCTCGACGTCAGTGGGTGATTGTCTATGCCGGTGGCACCGCGGACGCCACGGTCCTGCGCGACCTTCTCGAAGGCAGCGGCGTGTCGGCCATGCTGGCCGACGAGGTCATGGGGACCATGGCGCCGTTCGTGATCGCGGCGGGCAATGCGCCCGCGGTGAAAGTGCTCGTGCCGGAGGACCAACTGGACGATGCCCGGGACGTCGTGGTGGACTTCGCGGTCAGCTCGAAGGCGATCGGACGGATCGAGGGAGCACCGTGGCGGTGCCGTCGCTGTGGCGAAGAGAACGAGCCCCAGTTCGACACCTGCTGGAACTGCCAGGCGGAGAAGGCGTGAGTTTCGACCCCGATTTCATGCGTGAAGCGCTGCAGCAGGCGCTGAGGGCGGCTGCGGCCGGCGAGGTGCCGGTCGGGGCCGTCGTCGTCCTCGACGGCCGGGTGGTCGGCGCCGGGTTCAACCATCCGATCGGCAGCCACGACCCGACGGCGCACGCGGAGATCGTGGCGATTCGAGCGGCCGCAGCGGCCGTCGGCAACTACCGTCTGACCGGCGCGACGCTCTACGTCACCGTCGAACCGTGCATGATGTGCGTGGGCGCCATGGTCCACGCGCGAATCGGCACACTGGTCTTCGGCGCGCCCGAGCCGAAGAGCGGCGCGATTGCCTCCGCGCAGAGCGCCCACCTGTCGCCGGGCCTCAACCACGTGTTCAGCGTCGTCTCCGGCGTCCTCGAGGACGAGTGCCGCGCGGTCATGCGGACGTTCTTCTCGGACAGACGGCAGAGCCGGACTCCCACCGCGCGTTGACACCGGTCCGAGCCGGTGGCTACCATGACCCTTCTGGACATGCCAACACAGCCTGCGCTGACATACGGCGACGGATGGTTCGCCGAAGAACGCTACCAGTCTCGCCCGTTCCGTTGGATGACACGGGTGGGACGCTGCCGGATGACCGGCCTGGCAGCGTCCGGGCCCGCGCTCCTGCGCGTCACCGGGGGTGTCTGGGGCAACGACGCGGTCCCGCCGGTGCTGTCGGTGACGGTCAACGGCCGCCCCGCCGGTGCCACCGCCGTCAGCGCGGACGTCGGGAACTGCCTGTTTCAGATCGAATCGTCGGACGAGCTCGAGATCGAGCTGACGCTCGACCGGACGTTCTTTGTGCCCGGCGACGAGCGCGCGCTCGGCATGATGGTTCGGGCCGTCGACGTGCTTACGGCAGAACAGCTCGAGCAATCGATCGACGCCGAGGGCTGGTTCGAGTGGGAGCACCACGAGTACTTTCCGTTCCGGTGGATGGGCCTGACGTCGCGGATGCTGCTGCCGGCGCCGCTGCGCGCACGCGGACGGTTCGCGCAGGTCCCGTTGTCGGGTGATTGCCCGGACGGGGAGCAGGTGTTGACGGTTCTGGGTGGCGACGATGTGCTCGCGACTTTGCCAGTCCTGCGCGGCTGGCACGTGTACGACGTGTCGCTCGTGCCCGAGGGCTGCGCGAAGGAGCAGATTCCCCCAGAGTCGTTGACGCTCACGTTCCGTCTCAACACGCTGTGGCCCGTGGATCGGCATCCCGACGATCCCCGCGCGCTCGGGATTCGCGTCGGCCCACTCGAGGTCCACGACGATCGCCATCGCCACCAGTACGTGAAGCTGTTCCACGCGGCGGCGACGAGCCGTGGCGTGGCGGGAGAGGCCGGCGACGTGCTCTCGGCTGCGGGTTTGGTGCGGGGTGTACCGCGTGAAGCTGCCGAGGCCAGCCCGTACCGCGGCCTGCCGATCGACGGTGACGGCTGGTTCTGGGTGGAGTTCGACGACAACGGGCCGTTCCGCTGGATGCGCAGCGAGGGACAACTGCGGATCACCGACCAGGTGCGACAAGGCAACCGGTACTGCGTGCTCCCGATCTTCTCGTCGTTCCGGAACCTCACGCAGGAAGTGACGATCCTCGCCGACGGCCGCCCGCTCCGGACGATCGCGCTGCTCAAGGCCTGGAACTCCTACAGCGTCGAGTTGCCCCCGCCGACCGGGCAGGATCTCATCCTCACCCTCCGGTTGAACAAGATTCCGCCGGTCGTCAGCCACGATCGCGATCCGCGGCCGCTCGGCGTGCGCCTCAGCGATATTTCGTTCCACGACGATCCCGCACGCCACGACCGGGCCTGGTTCATGGCCGCGAACGCGGCGAAGAACCAGCAGGAACTGCGCGACGGCGCGACCACGCTGTCGTCGTTCCCGTTGATGCTCGGCATCGATCTCTACGGCAAGTGCAATATCAAGCCGGCGTGCGTGTACTGCCTCTGGGACCCGATGAAGGCGCTCGAGGGCGAGCACGTCAACGCGGTCATCGACGACCGCACGCTCGAGAACTACGGCGACTTCTTCCGCGGCCCCAAGCAGCTCGTCAACTGTTCGTTCGGCGAGCCGCTGCTCCACCCGCGCTTCGAACAGGTGCTCGAGTTCATGACGTCCCACGGCAAGATGGCCGAGATCTCGAGCAACGGCCAGGCTTTCAACGCGCGCACCGTCCGTGCGCTCGAGGGGAAGCCGGTCTATCTCTACGTCTCGCTCGATTCGGCCACGCCGGAAACCTACGCGCGGCTGCGCAACGATCACTGGCACGAGATCGTCACGGGATTGCTGTTCCTGCGCGACGCGAGACGCCGGGGCCACGGCTGGCCGCGGCTCAATCTCGTCTTCATGCCGATGCGCGCGAACCGGCAGGATGTCGAGATGTACTTCAAGCTGTGCGAGTTGGTGGAAGCCGATCAGCTCGTGCTGAGGCCGCTGCTGTATCTCGAGGCGCCCGACATCCAGCGCGACCGCGGCGGCTACCACTTCGACTACGAGCAGGAACTGCTGGACCGCGAGGAACTGGCTCGCATCTTCACCGAGTGCGGCGTCTACGCGAAGCAGTACGAGGTGCGCGTGATCAGCCAGTTCGACTTCGGGAAGATCGAGGCGCCGGCCATCGGCGAGGGGAGGGTGCACGGGTGACCTACCGGCAGGACACCGCCGGCGTGGCGCGCGCCAAGGAACTGGCCGCGGAGGAACTGGGCGTCGCGCGCGAGTACCTCTGCCGCGAACCGTGGGAGAGCTACTACATCCTCAGGCGCGGCATCCTGCCGTGCTGTCACGGCTCCCAGCCGATCGCGCCGATGACCGAATGGGCGACCGCGTGGAACTCGCCGCAGATCCAGGAAATCCGCCGCTACCTCGCCGAGGGCAGGCTGAGCCCGTATTGCCTCGACAGCTTGGGCTGCCCGGTGGTGCAGCGATACTTGGAGGAGCAGAAGCGCAAGGCGCTCATTCCCGCGCTCGCGCCATCGACGCGCCCGCCGCTGCTGCGGTTCGTCAACCGGATGCTCGGCGGCGTGCCGGCGCGGTTGTACCGGGCGATCCGCCGGTAGAGAAGGGGCAAAGGCGGGCCCGCCACGACCGAGTGGGACGGGCGTCCCGCTCGTCCTCATGCTAGAATTGGAAACTACCTGTTGGCGGCATGCGGAGAGGTACCGAAGTGGTCGTAACGGGGGCGCCTCGAAAGCGTCTTGTCGCGTAAGCGGCACGTGGGTTCGAATCCCACCCTCTCCGCCATATTAAAATCAACAACTTACAGCCATTCGGCTTCGCCAGCGTGCAATAGCGTGCTACGCTGTCTTGAGGCGAAGCACCCATGGCATTGACGCTCTACCGTCGCCACCGGCTCGAATGTGAGGCGGCCCACCCGGAGGATTCCCGCTCAGGCGACTGGGAGGAACACCGGAAGGGCTGGAAACGCTGCAACTGCGGCATTCACCTCTCGGGCTCGCTCGGCGGCAACTTCTCGCGCAAGGCCGCGGGCACCCCCGATTGGGAGAAGGCGCGGCAGATCGCCGACGTGTACGAGAAGGCGGACTCGTGGACCGGCACGAAGGTGGCCCCGGCCGTTCTCGAACCTGCTCCCGAGAAGCCCCGCATGACGATCGCGGACGCCTGCGGCCTGTTCATTACGAGTCGCGAGTCGGCCGGCCTCGCGCCCGCGACGCTGCGGAAGTACCACACGTTCACCAAACAGATCACCGCCTATGCCGACAGCCAGGGCTACATCATGCTCGACCAGATCACGGCTGCGGATATCGACCTGTTTTGGTCGGCCTGGAAGCTCGGGGCGCGCGCCAAGGGCAAGCGGCTGACGACGCTACGGGCGTTCTTCCGGTTCTGCCTGAACCGGAAGTGGATTCCCGAATCGCCCGTCAGTTCGGATATCAAGCCGCCCGTGGGCTCGAGCAAGGCTGCCAACAAGGCCCCCTTCACCGACGACGAACTGCAGCGCATCATCGACGCCTGCGACCAGGTGACCGTCGAGTGGAAGAACGAAACCGGTGTGGGCGCCTGGACCGGCGAGGACTTGAAGGACCTGATCTGGCTGATGGTCTACACGGGCTTCCGGATTTCCGATGCGACGTTCTTCGACATCAAGCGCCTGAAGGGAAATCAGGTCTTCATCAGGGCCACGAAGAACGGTGGCGACGTGTTCGCGTACATCCCTGACTGGTTGCGGGACCGCTTGCTGGCGAGAGCCGAGCGCAGTGGCACCCGACCATTCATCGTCGCACGATCCGTGCGCCTCGAGACGGTCACCAATATTTGGCGGAGACGACTGGCGAAAGCCTTCGAAGCCGCCGGACCGTTCGAGGAGCCCGCCACGCCGCACCGCTTCCGGCACACGTTCGCGCGCATTCTCTTGCAGCGGGGCGTATCGGTCGCGGATGTGGCCGACCTGATCGGCGACGATGAGAAGACGGTGCGCGAGCACTATGCGCGCTGGGTGCCTGAACGGCAAGCCAGACTGACGACGATTCTGAAGGATTCGTTTCAAGGTCTGCCGACACCCAGATTGACCGTTCTCCACGGCGGACGACATTAGCGACCATTGAGCAGACGGGTGTGGATCCGCACGGCGACCGATTCAGGCACCGAATACACCGTGTGCGCTTTCTTGCGGCCCAGCCGGATCTTGATCACGTCCTGTTCGTCCTTCACGAGCAGCCGCACGGTCTCCCGACCAAGCTTCCACAAATCGGCGAGTTCTCCGATCCGGTAGTGGCGCTC is a window encoding:
- a CDS encoding sigma-54 dependent transcriptional regulator, with amino-acid sequence MAHGGSILVVDDEEPMVRMLGLALREEGHDVVETTSPRHAKRLLLERQFDVFVVDNIMPEFTGLDLIKDLVQSVPDAERPQILLMTGQPTIEGAIDAVKSGVLDYLQKPFDIEHLLAMAAHALEVREMRAQNRLLLAERDEEFDNYGMVGRSRAIREVLACVRMVAASKSTVLITGETGTGKECVARAIHAQSLQRVRPLIKVNCAAIPDNLLESELFGYVRGAFTGAMTSKRGKFALADRSSIFLDEIGTMSPLLQPKILRVLQEREFEPLGSERSEQVDVRLIAATNRDLTRMVAEGQFLEDLYYRLNVIPLHIPPLRERPEDIPILVEHFLRKHATHVGRPIERVEDRALELLCRHKWPGNVRELENMVERALVLSTGPVLLASGLSSLGVAAPAQAPSLPSARLTDNVAWAERETIRQALIATHGMKKHAADMVGISPRALTYYLGKHKLLDA
- a CDS encoding response regulator; the encoded protein is MPLRILLAAEFGPVRRSLETLLEQNEVDVVGQAADGPGIVALARVLRPDVAILDLCLSREETLTLADDIRGTSGATRVILVQGDPFDGDVHAVFGAGISGVVLRAKVADDLVRAIRDVGRGEYFLSPCASRALVQAHLKPRLAAAPPCGRGSRPHGITN
- a CDS encoding response regulator transcription factor, with product MPLRILLADDHRIVRQGLRALLEREGFAVVGEAADGQEAVRLADALDPDVSVLDLVMPLLNGLDASREVVRNRAESRIILLTMHAEEHQVVAALRAGVRGYVLKSQAAEDLVQAIKEVALGEIYLSPKVSRVFIEGYLARSEEPPEPLAPRERQVLQLIAEGNTSKEVAGLLGVSVKTAESYRTRIMEKLDIHETAGLVRYAIRRGLIQP
- the tadA gene encoding tRNA adenosine(34) deaminase TadA; its protein translation is MSFDPDFMREALQQALRAAAAGEVPVGAVVVLDGRVVGAGFNHPIGSHDPTAHAEIVAIRAAAAAVGNYRLTGATLYVTVEPCMMCVGAMVHARIGTLVFGAPEPKSGAIASAQSAHLSPGLNHVFSVVSGVLEDECRAVMRTFFSDRRQSRTPTAR
- a CDS encoding site-specific integrase, which codes for MALTLYRRHRLECEAAHPEDSRSGDWEEHRKGWKRCNCGIHLSGSLGGNFSRKAAGTPDWEKARQIADVYEKADSWTGTKVAPAVLEPAPEKPRMTIADACGLFITSRESAGLAPATLRKYHTFTKQITAYADSQGYIMLDQITAADIDLFWSAWKLGARAKGKRLTTLRAFFRFCLNRKWIPESPVSSDIKPPVGSSKAANKAPFTDDELQRIIDACDQVTVEWKNETGVGAWTGEDLKDLIWLMVYTGFRISDATFFDIKRLKGNQVFIRATKNGGDVFAYIPDWLRDRLLARAERSGTRPFIVARSVRLETVTNIWRRRLAKAFEAAGPFEEPATPHRFRHTFARILLQRGVSVADVADLIGDDEKTVREHYARWVPERQARLTTILKDSFQGLPTPRLTVLHGGRH
- a CDS encoding DUF2007 domain-containing protein, whose protein sequence is MPRRQWVIVYAGGTADATVLRDLLEGSGVSAMLADEVMGTMAPFVIAAGNAPAVKVLVPEDQLDDARDVVVDFAVSSKAIGRIEGAPWRCRRCGEENEPQFDTCWNCQAEKA
- the nikR gene encoding nickel-responsive transcriptional regulator NikR — encoded protein: MADLSRIGVAIDSELLADFDTLITKRGYGSRSEAFRDLIRDALINQAAGADDAPVVGTITLVYDHRQRMLSDRLNAAQHEFHHEMLSTLHVHLDHEHCLEVVVVRGRAGQVRRVADTLISMKGVTHGRLTLTSPTQNLPG
- a CDS encoding radical SAM protein gives rise to the protein MTGLAASGPALLRVTGGVWGNDAVPPVLSVTVNGRPAGATAVSADVGNCLFQIESSDELEIELTLDRTFFVPGDERALGMMVRAVDVLTAEQLEQSIDAEGWFEWEHHEYFPFRWMGLTSRMLLPAPLRARGRFAQVPLSGDCPDGEQVLTVLGGDDVLATLPVLRGWHVYDVSLVPEGCAKEQIPPESLTLTFRLNTLWPVDRHPDDPRALGIRVGPLEVHDDRHRHQYVKLFHAAATSRGVAGEAGDVLSAAGLVRGVPREAAEASPYRGLPIDGDGWFWVEFDDNGPFRWMRSEGQLRITDQVRQGNRYCVLPIFSSFRNLTQEVTILADGRPLRTIALLKAWNSYSVELPPPTGQDLILTLRLNKIPPVVSHDRDPRPLGVRLSDISFHDDPARHDRAWFMAANAAKNQQELRDGATTLSSFPLMLGIDLYGKCNIKPACVYCLWDPMKALEGEHVNAVIDDRTLENYGDFFRGPKQLVNCSFGEPLLHPRFEQVLEFMTSHGKMAEISSNGQAFNARTVRALEGKPVYLYVSLDSATPETYARLRNDHWHEIVTGLLFLRDARRRGHGWPRLNLVFMPMRANRQDVEMYFKLCELVEADQLVLRPLLYLEAPDIQRDRGGYHFDYEQELLDREELARIFTECGVYAKQYEVRVISQFDFGKIEAPAIGEGRVHG
- a CDS encoding PAS domain S-box protein, giving the protein MRLAVLLALAVLPGIVPIVWWSDGMLVRCLATFGLVALPTVVVVFRQSERLFVREWQRAHDATDRRVEERAEEALRTLSRVIEQTDDSVFVTDRDGVIQYVNPSFERLTGYSRQEAIGATPRLFKSDAHEARFFVDLWQRLLAGSTVREVFTNRRKDGRLYYEDQTVSPVRDAAGRITQFVSTGRDITERKRTDAALRRLNNSLEHEASRIAGALHDEAGQFLTVAHITLADVARTLPPAARERLQEVRQNLEQIEDQLRRLSHELRPRILDDLGLVEALRFLAEGVSGRTGIPITVEASVNGPCPSPVATAIYRMVQEALNNITRHARATRGSVVLKQEGEKIACSVDDDGVGFDAVGHGSNGHPGLGLLGIQGRLEALGAQLTIRSAPGAGTELLTTIQLERSDAAPNSPGG
- a CDS encoding SPASM domain-containing protein, whose product is MTYRQDTAGVARAKELAAEELGVAREYLCREPWESYYILRRGILPCCHGSQPIAPMTEWATAWNSPQIQEIRRYLAEGRLSPYCLDSLGCPVVQRYLEEQKRKALIPALAPSTRPPLLRFVNRMLGGVPARLYRAIRR